The Xyrauchen texanus isolate HMW12.3.18 chromosome 38, RBS_HiC_50CHRs, whole genome shotgun sequence genome window below encodes:
- the LOC127631806 gene encoding intraflagellar transport protein 20 homolog codes for MAKDPLAEAGLHFDEFNKLRVLEPDVSQKTTELKEDCEDFVDKIGQFQKIVGGLIELVDELAKEAETEKMKAIGARNLLKSVGKQREAKQQQLQALITEKKMQLERYRIEYEALQKVEAEQNEFIDQFILQK; via the exons ATGGCTAAAGACCCGCTGGCAGAGGCTGGTCTTCATTTTGATGAATTCAACAAACTACGAGTACTTGAGCCTGACGTGAGCCAGAAAACTACAGAGCTCAAAGAGGACTGTGAGGACTTTGTTGACA AGATTGGCCAATTTCAGAAAATTGTAGGTGGACTTATTGAACTTGTGGATGAACTAGCAAAGGAAGCAGAAACCGAAAAAATGAAG GCCATAGGTGCCAGAAATTTGTTGAAATCGGTTGGAAAGCAACGTGAGGCTAAACAGCAACAGCTTCAAGCTCTGATCACAGAAAAGAAAATGCAGTTGGAAAG ATATCGAATAGAATATGAAGCTCTTCAAAAAGTGGAAGCAGAGCAGAATGAATTCATTGACCAGTTTATACTGCAGAAATGA
- the LOC127631805 gene encoding sigma intracellular receptor 2-like, producing the protein MFLRVLEIVFFIYFASHIPITVLIDFQALLPEHVYPPALKNVLQWYAAEFKDPMMMDPPVWFKSFVFCEALVQLPFFPVAAYAFLKGGCKWIRTPAIVYSVHVATTLVPILGHILFYNFPQKPHPGPQTLNERLNLVSIYAPYLIIPIMILLTMLFSSAYNSTSPSGKASTKSKKQR; encoded by the exons ATGTTTCTTCGCGTCTtagaaattgtatttttcatttattttgcatcgCACATTCCAATTACTGTCCTCATTGATTTCCAAGCTTTACTACCTGAACATGTGTATCCACCCGCG CTGAAAAACGTATTGCAGTGGTATGCTGCCGAATTCAAGGATCCGATGATGATGGACCCACCTGTGTGGTTCAAGTCTTTTGTATTCTGCGAGGCTCTTGTGCAGCTGCCCTTTTTCCCAGTCGCAGCGTACGCTTTCCTGAAGG GTGGCTGCAAATGGATCAGAACACCAGCAATTGTTTATTCCGTTCATGTGGCCACCACTCTGGTCCCAATCTTAGGCCACATCCTGTTCTATAACTTTCCTCAGAAACCACATCCAGGTCCGCAAACTCTGAATGAACGTCTGAATCTTGTGTCCATTTATGCGCCATACCTTATCATCCCTATTATGATACTTCTGACCATGCTCTTCAGCTCAGCATATAACTCAACCTCTCCAAGTGGAAAAGCTTCCACAAAGTCCAAGAAACAAAGATAG